Proteins encoded within one genomic window of Brassica rapa cultivar Chiifu-401-42 chromosome A09, CAAS_Brap_v3.01, whole genome shotgun sequence:
- the LOC103840289 gene encoding uncharacterized protein LOC103840289, giving the protein MGDVQLKKRGYIWAISAGFNAALAAISAKFFSSLVIKYGLVVLCNVVMWGCYVNSLRALSSLQATVTNFAANFLSSGFAGLFLFHESLSFRWFAGALSITIGVVILSKSSVDKKVSTD; this is encoded by the exons ATGGGTGATGTACAGCTAAAGAAAAGAGGATACATCTGGGCAATCTCTGCTGGGTTCAATGCAGCTCTTGCTGCCATCTCTGCAAAGTTCTTCTCATCTCtc GTGATAAAGTATGGATTGGTTGTATTATGCAATGTGGTAATGTGGGGATGTTATGTAAACAGCTTAAGAGCTCTCTCTTCTCTACAAGCTACAGTCACTAACTTTGCTgctaattttctctcttctgGTTTTGCTGGCCTCTTTCTGTTTCACGAGTCCTTATCATTCcgt TGGTTTGCGGGGGCTTTATCGATCACCATTGGAGTTGTAATCCTCAGTAAGTCAAGTGTTGATAAGAAGGTTAGTACGGATTAG